TTTCCATGGTGATGGAGTTGCCCGGCAGGCTGTCGGTTTTGCAGTCGTAGCCTTTCTCCAACACGACTTGCATCACGTCGGTCAGAAGCATGGCGCTTTCCCAGTTCAGGCCGGCGAACTTCACCGGTTTGCCCGACTCGCACCAACCCGCCGCCTGAGTGGCGCCAGCGCTGGCCAGCAGGCCCATGGAAAGCAAAGTGGTCAGCAGGGTCTTGTTCGATTTCATTGTGTGACGCTCCTAATCATGAATTGGCTTACGGCAGTCAAGAGGCATCCAGCCCTGTCCACGTCCAATCAGGCCTGCGCCGCAGCGCGACCGGCCCCGCTTGTTTTTGGTTGTACAACGCTGCCCTGCTCGACCGGCAGAATCATTTGATCGGGCACGCTGCCGTGCCATTTTTTCGCACACACGTAATACAGGGCTGCGGGAATCACCAGACCGATGATCCAGGAAATATCCACATCACCCAGCACTGCCACCAGCGGACCGGTGTAGAACTTGGTGGAGATGAACGGCAGCTGCACCAGCACTCCGAAAACATAGACGCTGATACCGAGGGCGTTCCAACGGCCGTAGCGGCCATTCGGATCGGCCAGCGCCGGCACGTCATAGCGCTCGCGTGTGATGCAGTAGTAGTCCACCAGGTTGATTGCGCTCCATGGCGTGAAGAACGCCAGCAAAAACAGGATGAAGGACTTGAACGCACCGAGGAACGAGTGCTGGCCGAGCAACGCCATCAGGGTCGCTGCACCGACAATGACCAACACGAAGGCCAGACGCTGCAAGCGCGTGACTTTCAGCTCACCACGGAAACCGCTGATGATGGTCGCAATGCACATGAAACTGCCGTAGGAGTTCAGCGTGGAGATGGTGACCTTGCCGAACGCGATGCTGAAGTACAGCAGCGCAGCGGTGGCACCGGTACCGCCCAGACCGACGATGTAGGCGACTTCGTGGCCGGCGAACTGGCCGTTGGCCGAAGCGGCGGCAAACACGCCGAGGATCATCGCCACTTGTGCGCCAATGACCGAACCCGCGCCAGCGGCGAAAAAGGTTTTCACCGAAGAAACCTTGCTAGGCAGGTAACGAGAGTAGTCAGCCACATAAGGGCCGAAGGCGATCTGCCAGGACGCCGCGAGCGACACCGCAAGCAAGAAACTGCTCCAGCTGAAGTGGCGGATTTGCAACAGCGCACCAACGTCAACCTGGCTCATCAATCGGCTGAACAGATAAACAAAGGCAATCACGCCAACGACACTGGCGACTCGGCCGATCCAATGGATCACCCGATAACCGAGCACCGTCACCAGCACGATGACAATGGCGAAAATCAGAATGCCGACGCTGTCGCTGACGCCAAACAACTGGCCCAGCGCCTGGCCGGAAAGCACGGTTCCCGTTGCGGTGAAACCCAGGTACATCAGACACACCAGCACGATCGGGATGGCCGCGCCATAAACGCCGAACTGCACGCGGCTGGAAATCATCTGCGGCAGGCCAAGTTTGGGACCTTGCGCGGCATGCAGCGCCATCACGCCACCGCCCAGCAGTTGACCGATCAACAAACCGATCAATGACCAGAACACATCACCGCCCAGCACCACGGCCAGGGCCCCGGTGACAATCGCGGTGATTTGCAGGTTGGCACCCATCCACAGGGTGAACTGACTGAACAGACGACCGTGTCTTTCCGCCTCCGGGATGTAGTCGATCGAACGTTTTTCGATCAACGGTTTGTTGCCTGCACGTTCGCTGTTAACAGCCATGGTTCAACCTCTGTGGATTGTTATTCTGGGTTGGCAATCCCTGTAGGAGCCGGCTTGCTGGCGATGGCGTTTTGCCTGACACACCGTGGTGTCTGAATCGCCAGCAAGCCGGCTCCTACAGGTTGGGTTATTGCTTTATTTACCGGTAATCATCGGCAGGTTCAGCCCTTGTTCCTTGGCGCAGTCGATCGCGATCTGATAACCCGCATCGGCGTGACGCATGACACCAGTAGCCGGGTCGTTGTGCAGTACTCGAGCAATACGCTCGGCCGCTTCGTCAGTACCGTCGCAGACGATCACCATGCCCGAGTGCTGGGAGAAGCCCATGCCGACGCCGCCGCCGTGGTGCAGGGAAACCCAGGTCGCGCCGCTCGCGGTGTTCAGCAGAGCGTTGAGCAGTGGCCAGTCGGAGACAGCGTCGGAACCGTCCTGCATGGATTCGGTTTCACGGTTCGGGCTGGCAACCGAACCGGAGTCCAAGTGGTCGCGACCGATCACGATTGGCGCCGACAGCTCGCCGCTGCGCACCATTTCGTTGAACGCCAGACCGAGCTTGGCGCGCAGGCCCAGACCAACCCAGCAGATACGCGCCGGCAAACCCTGGAAGCTGATGCGTTCGCGAGCCATGTCCAACCAGTTGTGCAGGTGCGCGTCGTCCGGGATCAGTTCCTTGACCTTGGCGTCAGTCTTGTAGATGTCTTCAGCGTTGCCCGACAGCGCAGCCCAACGGAACGGGCCGATGCCGCGGCAGAACAGCGGACGAATGTAAGCCGGTACGAAGCCTGGGAAGTCGAATGCGTTTTCCACGCCTTCTTCCTGGGCCATCTGACGGATGTTGTTGCCGTAGTCGAAGGTCGGCACGCCCATTTTCTGGAACTCGAGCATCGCTTTGACGTGCACGGCCATCGATTGCTTGGCGGCTTTGATCACAGCGGCGGGTTCAGTCTTGGCGCGTTCGCGGTATTGATCCCAGGTCCAGCCGGCCGGCAGGTAACCGTTGAGTGGGTCGTGGGCGCTGGTCTGGTCGGTGACCATGTCCGGGCGTACGCCGCGCTTGACCAGTTCCGGCAGGATTTCTGCCGCGTTGCCCAGCAGCGCGATGGAAATCGCCTTGCCTTCGGAAGTGTATTTGGCAATGCGAGCCAGCGCATCGTCGAGGTCAGTGGCTTGCTCGTCGACGTAGCGGCTTTTCAGGCGGAAATCGATGCTCACTTGCTGGCATTCGATGTTCAGCGAGCAAGCGCCGGCCAGGGTCGCGGCCAGAGGCTGGGCACCGCCCATGCCGCCCAGGCCAGCGGTCAGTACCCACTTGCCTTTCAGGTCATCGTTGTAGTGTTGGCGACCGGCTTCGACGAAGGTTTCGTAGGTACCCTGGACGATGCCCTGGCTGCCGATATAGATCCAGCTACCGGCGGTCATCTGGCCGTACATGGCCAGGCCTTTGGCGTCGAGTTCGTTGAAGTGCTCCCAGCTCGCCCAGTGTGGCACCAGGTTGGAGTTGGCGATCAGCACTCGCGGGGCGTTGGTGTGGGTCTTGAACACGCCGACCGGCTTGCCGGATTGCACCAGCAGGGTCTCGTCGTCGTTCAGGTTGGTCAGGCTCTCGACGATCTTGTCGTAGCATTCCCAGTTACGTGCCGCACGCCCGATACCACCGTAAACCACCAGTTCTTTAGGGTTCTCGGCGACTTCCGGGTCGAGGTTGTTCATCAGCATGCGCAGCGGCGCTTCAGTCAGCCAGCTCTTGGCGGTCAGCTTGTTACCGCGGGCAGCGCGGATTTCAACGTCACGAAATTTAGTCACGAAAAGAACTCCTCAGCAATCAATCCAAAACCAACCCAGGCAGTGGGCGAGCAAGCCGATGGGCATCAGTGCACACCGGCGAATCAGTGGACGACGGTTGAGTCCTCGTGACTCATACGCATACGTCTTTACTTGTACATACAAGCATATGCAATCAAGCGGCCAACTTGTTGGATGGGTATTCAAGAAAAAATCTGAAATGGCTGGAGAGAGCCTGAATCAGGGGTTTTGGCGTAGATGAAATTTTTTGCGAGGGGATTTATTGAGGAGGTGTTGATTGTTACTTGAGCATGGTTTTGCGCCACGCTGGGGCGTTCGGTAACAAACTGGTGCGCTTTGAGGAACAGGAAGCGGATCTTTGTTGTGGCGAGGACGCTTGTTCCCGCTGGGGTGCGAAGCAGCCCTAAACCAATTCAACCCAGCTGTGCCAGGCGGATCCGACAAGCAGGATTTACGACGGCTTCGCCGCCGAGCGGGAGCAAGCTCCCTCGGCACAGGATTGTGTGAATAGTTAGATTAGCGTGCAGCCAGTTCGATCACACAGCAGACGCCGCTGCTGGAGACTTCCAGAAGGCCGGTATTACCGTCGAGCTGCAAGCAGTCATGGCGACCCAATTGCTGGGCACTATTACCCACTTTCACCTCAAGCGTTTCATCGACGCTGAACACCAGCACAGTCCCAGCCTCACTGAAAAACCGCTGCTCACCACTCAACCATTGCAACCGCGCGCTGTAACGTTGCGGCGCATAGATCAGGTTGAAATCGCGGATCGGCCCACCGAGCAGTGTGCAGGAGACCTTGCTTTCGCCACTGAAGGCAAACGGATCGATCGGTAACAACGGCCGCGTGACTTGACCGTCCACCGACAAGGCCATGCCGTCACCCTGCAACACGGTGATGATCCGCTCGTATCCGGCAAAGGTGGAAAAACCACCCGACTCACCAATGTCGGCAATGGATAGACGCCAGCCGAACCCGTCCAGACCGGTGCCGGCGTCGCGGGTGATTTCTTCGGTGCTGCCGCCACCGTTTTTCCACGGCATGCGCGGGTAATCTTTGGCGCGTAAAACTTTCAGACTACTCATTTATGAAAGCGACCTTCCAGACGATGACGGGAACCAGGGTGGATCAAGCGAGCGGCGGTCACCGGCTGGCGGCCGGACCAGGTGCGGCGACGGATCAGCAGGCACGGCTCGCCTTTTTCAATTTGCAGCAATTTGCATTCAGACGGCTCGGCGAGGATCGCCTCGACCACGTGCTCGCCTTCAGTCAGAGGCGCGACCTGGTTCAAGTAGGCATACGGCGTTTGCAAAGTGAAGTCTTGCTTGAGGTAGTCCGGTGCCACCAGCGCATTCACAAATCGGTCTTCGATTTGCACCGGAATATCGTTTTCGAAATGCACGATCAGCGAATGGAACACCTTCTGACCTTCGCGCATGTCGAGGGCCAGCGCGCGCTCGGAACCGGCAGCCTCTTCTTCAAGGGTGATCACCTTGCAGGTATGGCGATGACCACGGGAAGCGATTTCGTCGGCGATGTTGTGCACTTCAAACAGCGCGGACTGGCTTTTCGGCTCGGCGACGAACGTGCCGACGCCTTGCATGCGTACCAGTAGACCGTCGGCAGTCATCTCGCGCAGGGCGCGGTTGATGGTCATGCGGCTGAAACCCAATTGGCTGACCAGCTCGCTTTCCGACGGCACGCGGTAATGCGGCGGCCAGTTTCCACTGTCGATTTGCTGGGTGATCATCTGTTTGACGCGAGCGTACAAGGGCGCCGGACTGTCGCCCATGTTCGCGGCCAACGGAGAGACTGGAGGCGGAGTCGGCACGGTTAATCCTTGGTCGTTTGGTTGATGTTGCTAGCTTGCCGGAGTTTACCGAGCAGGCAAACGTCTGTATATGTATATACAAATAACACACGATGGGGTGCTGAACCATGTCCGCCTTCTTTGCTGAACGCGCGCTGCTGCCTAGTGGATGGGCCAACAATGTACGTCTTGAGGTCAGCGCCGATGGCGTGTTGACCCATATCCAGGCCGATTCCCACGCAGATGGCGCCGAACGGCTGAGCGGTCCGCTGCTGCCGGGCATGCCGAATTTGCACTCTCATGCATTCCAGCGCGCCATGGCGGGCCTCGCGGAAGTCGCGGGCAATCCGAATGACAGTTTCTGGACCTGGCGCGATTTGATGTATCGCCTCGTCGGAAAAATCAGCCCGGAACAACTCGGCGTTATTGCCCATCAGCTCTACATTGAAATGCTCAAGGCCGGTTACACCTCGGTGGCGGAATTTCACTACGTGCATCACGACAGTAACGGCCAGCCGTACACCGATCCGGCCGAACTGGCGCTGCGCATCAGCCAGGCCGCCAGTTCTGCCGGTATTGGTTTGACCTTGCTGCCGGTGCTCTACAGCCACTCCGGATTCGGTGGCCAGGCCCCGAACGAAGGTCAGCGGCGCTTCATCAACAGCACCGAAAACTACCTCAAGCTGCAATCGCGCTTGCAACCGATCCTCGCGCAGCAACCGGCGCAGTCCCTCGGTTTGTGTTTCCACTCGTTGCGCGCGGTCACGCCGCAGCAGATCAGCGAAGTCCTGGCCGCCAGCGACAAGCAATGCCCGGTGCACATTCATATCGCCGAGCAGCAGAAAGAAGTCGACGACTGCCTGAACTGGAGCGGCCGCCGTCCACTGCAATGGCTGTACGAAAACGCCGAAGTCGACCAGCGCTGGTGCCTGGTCCACGCGACCCACGCCAACCCGGAAGAAGTCACGCTGATGGCCAAAAGTCGCGCCATCGCCGGGCTGTGCCTGACCACCGAAGCCAACCTCGGCGACGGGATTTTCCCGGCGGTGGATTTCCTCGCACAAGGTGGGCGCATGGGCATCGGGTCCGACAGCCATGTGTCACTCAGCGTGGTGGAAGAATTGCGCTGGCTGGAATACGGCCAGCGACTACGCGATCAGCGGCGTAACCGTTTGTATGGCGCGGATCAGCCGATGGTTGGCCGGACGCTGTTTGATGCCGCATTGGATGGTGGCGCGCAAGCGCTGGGTCAGCCGATTGGTGCACTGGAGGTCGGCAAGCGTGCGGATTGGCTGGTGCTGGACGGCAACGATCCGTACCTGGCGACGGCGAGCGGTGACGGGATTCTGAACCGTTGGCTGTTTGCCGGCGGCGATCGGCAGGTGCGGGATGTACTGGTGAACGGCCAGTGGGTCGTGCGTGATGGGCGGCATGCCGGGGAGGAAGAAAGTAATCGTGCCTTCACCCAGGTTTTGCGCGAACTCCTGGGCTGATACAAAACCCTTGTAGGAGCTGGCTTGCCAGCGATGGCGGTCCTTCAGGCAACATAGATGTTGAATCTGACGGCTTCATCGCCAGTTCAAGCCGGCTCCTACAGGGTATGGATGATCAGTTCGAGGTCTTGGCCATCTGCGTATCCGACGCCCGCCAGATAAGCCGCGTAGTGTCATAACCTTGCTGACGCGCCTTGCTCAGCAACTCTTCACGCACCACGCCATTGACCTTCGGTGTGCGCGACAACAGCCACAAATATTTGCGACTCGGATCACCGACGATAGCCGTCTTGTAGTCATCGCTGACGTAAAGAACCCAGTACTCGCCCTTCGCCACGCCCGGAATCAGCCTCGAAAACCAGGTATCGAACTCGACCCACAATTTGTCGAACTTGCCCGGCACCTGCGGATAAGCCGTGCCCTTGACCTCTTCCCACTGCCATTGCGCCGTCAGGCAGCGGTTCAATACCGACACGTTACCGTCAGGCTTGAGCGTGTAGTGCGCTTCGGATTGCGCGCAATCGCGCTGGAAGTACATCGGCATTCGCGCCAACTCGTACCAGGTGCCCTGGTAGCGCTTGAGATTGACGCTGTTGGCCGTCTTGGGTGCCAACGCATCGTGGCCAGAAGTGGCACAGCCGGCCAATACCAGGCCGGCAAAAAGCATTATCAATAACCGCTTCATTGTTCTTCTCCGTGGGCGCGTAGCCCCGGTTTACTTCAGGCCTTGGCCGGAAAACATCAGCACTTTGTCACCGGCATACTGCACGCTGATAAAGCTGTTCTTGTCGCCCCAAGTGCAACTGGACATGCCGAGCGCGCCCGAACAGTCGGTCGGTTTGCCGAGCAAGGTTTCAACCTCGGTCTTGGCCATACCGGACGAAAGCTTCGAGTAATTTTCCTGATTGACCTTGCTGCACGCAGCCAACAAAACGCAGAACGAAAGCAGGGCGATGGAACGCAGCGACATGGTGTAACTCCGAGGGTGAAGGGATTGGCATGGCTGCCAAGCTGAACCTTAGAAGAGAAAACCCCTGTCTGGTTCCCTGGCCGACCGGCTATTTGTCAGGCCGCCCGTCTGCCTTTTGCCGGAAAATCAGCCACTTTGTTCGGCTATCGGTCATTTCGTCGGTTTTCACTAAAAGCGCCTAATCTTTGGCGCCGCCCAGTCGACATAAATGGCAGCGCAATGCCCACGTCCGTGGCGATTGCCACCCTCTGTCGTCCAGTCTTTCCGCGGTAGCTCATTTAATGACCAGAAACATGAAGTTCAGCCACAAGATCTTGTTGGCTGCCGCCCTCGTGGTGGCGGTTGCATTCGCTTGTTTCATCCTGTTCAACGACTATCGCCAGCGTCAGACGTTGCGTACCAGCACCGAAGCGTCGATGCAGGAACTCGGCAGCCTGACCACCAGCAACATCCAGACCTGGCTGGAAAGCCGCATGCAGTTACTGCAATCGATGGCCCAACAGGTCAGCGCCGATGGCAATGCCACCGCCAGCCTGAAGCGAATCATCGACCTGCCCGCCTACACCGGCAATTTCCAGTTGAGCTACTTCGGTGGCGCCGATGGCGTGATGTTCTCCGTCCCGGCGGGCAATCGCGCGGCGGATTACGACCCGCGCGCCCGTGGCTGGTACAAGGCGGCCAACAGCGCACAACAGACCATCGTCACCGAGCCGTACATCGCCGCCTCGTCCGGCAAACTGGTGATCACAGTGGCCACACCCGTGCAACGCCAAGGCCAAATGATCGGTGTCGCCGGGGCAGACATCGACCTGTCCAGCGTCAGTGCGATCATCAACTCGCTGAACTTCGGCGGCCACGGTCACGCCTTCATCGTCAGCGCCGACGGCAAGATCCTGATCCACCCGGACAGCAAACTGGTGCTCAAGAACCTGGCCGACGCCTACCCTAACGGCGCACCCAAAGTCAGCCCGGGCCTGAAAGAAGTCGAGCTCGACGACAAACGCCAGTTCATCTCCTTCACCCACGTCAACGGCGTGCCGTCGGCGGATTGGTACGTAGCCCTGGTGCTTGACCAGGACACCGCCTTCTCGATGCTCAGCGAATTCCGCACCTCTGCGGTCATCGCCATGGTCATTGCGGTGGTGATCATCATTGCGTTGCTGGGCATGCTGATCAGCTTCCTGATGCAGCCATTGCTGACCATGGGCCGCGCCATGCACGACATCGCCGAAGGCGAAGGTGACCTGACCAAACGCCTGACTATTCACGGCCACGACGAATTCGGCGCGCTGGGGCTGTCATTCAACCGTTTCGTCGAGCGGATTCACACCTCGATCATCGAAGTGTCCTCGGCCACCGGCCAGGTCAACGAAGTGGCGTTACGTGTAGTGGCCGCTTCGAACTCGTCGATGTTCAACTCCGACCAGCAAGCTTCGCGCACCAGCAGCGTCGCTGCGGCGATCAACCAGCTCGGCGCCGCCGCCCAGGAAATCGCCCAGAACGCCGCCCTCGCCTCTCAGCACTCAAGCGATGCCCGCGCCTTGGCCGAAGACGGTCAGCAGGTTGTGGACAAGACGATTTCGGCGATGCACCAGCTCTCGGCGAAGATCAGCGATTCGTGCGGCAACATCGAGACGCTCAACAGCAACACCGTCAACATCGGGCAGATTCTGGAAGTGATCACCAGCATCTCCCAGCAGACCAACCTCCTGGCGCTCAACGCCGCCATCGAAGCGGCGCGTGCCGGTGAAGCGGGACGCGGTTTTGCCGTGGTCGCCGACGAAGTACGCAATCTTGCCCACCGCACCCAGGACTCGGCGCAGCAAGTGCAGAAGATGATCGAAGAGCTGCAAGTCGGCGCCCGGGAAGCCGTGAGCACCATGACCGACAGCCAGCGCCAGAGTGAAAGCAGCGTCGGCATCGCCAACCAGGCCGGTGAACGCCTGGGCAGCGTGACCCAGCGCATCGGCGAGATCGACGGAATGAACCAGTCCGTGGCGACGGCGACAGAAGAGCAGACGGCGGTGGTGGAATCGATCAACGTCGACATCACCGAGATCAACACGCTGAACCAGGAAGGCGTGGAGAACTTGCAGTCGACATTGCGCGCGTGTGCTGATCTTGAGCAGCAGGCGGCGCGGTTGAAGCAGTTGGTGGGTAGTTTCCGGATCTAAGGCGCTCTCACCGGCCTCTTCGCTGGCAAGCCAGCTCATACAGAGATCTTTGTCGCACCGCTGATCACTGTAGGAGCTGGCTTGCCAGCGAAGGCGGCACCAGCAACAACGAAAAATTAGAACCTTGAGCCAGGCTGCAAAAGAAACTCGAGTTCCTCAGCCGTAGATGCCCTGCCCAACACCGCATTCCTGTGCGGAAACCGCCCAAACTGCGCGATCACTTTCTGATGCCGCTCGGCGAAATCCAGGTAATCGGCAAATAACGCCCGATCAGCCTCGGGTTGCTGCGCCACCAATTCGATGTACCGCGAGACGCCTTCGTCCTGCACTGCCAGATTTTCGCAATGCTCGAACACCAGCAAAATGAACACTCGCTGAATGGGCCGCAACTGCCGATCGAAATCCGCAGCGATGCCTTGGGCGACCAGTGCCTGCGCCCTTGTATCACCGGAATAAGTCTTGGGAGTGTCGCGAAAGATCATTCGCGGGAGTTGATCGAGCAACAGCACCAACGCCAGCCAACCTTCGGGGCATTGCGCCCACTCGGTCATTCCGCCGGCCAGTGCCTGTTCGACCTGGTCCCCGAAACGCTCGCGCGCCTCGAGGTCCTGGCTGTCACGCTTGCCGAACCACAACTTGCCCTTCTGCGCCGCCACTTCTTTCGCTGATTCGGAGTTACCGAACCACCATTCAAGCAACGGCTGCCAGGGCTCGGTCATGGATTATTCCTTGTGGTAAGCCGTGACGCGTGCAACTTCTTCTTTCGAACCAAGGAACACCGCCACGCGCTGGTGCAGGCCGTCAGGCTGGATGTCGAGAATGCGCTGGTGACCATCGGT
The Pseudomonas sp. MYb327 DNA segment above includes these coding regions:
- a CDS encoding cytosine permease, whose amino-acid sequence is MAVNSERAGNKPLIEKRSIDYIPEAERHGRLFSQFTLWMGANLQITAIVTGALAVVLGGDVFWSLIGLLIGQLLGGGVMALHAAQGPKLGLPQMISSRVQFGVYGAAIPIVLVCLMYLGFTATGTVLSGQALGQLFGVSDSVGILIFAIVIVLVTVLGYRVIHWIGRVASVVGVIAFVYLFSRLMSQVDVGALLQIRHFSWSSFLLAVSLAASWQIAFGPYVADYSRYLPSKVSSVKTFFAAGAGSVIGAQVAMILGVFAAASANGQFAGHEVAYIVGLGGTGATAALLYFSIAFGKVTISTLNSYGSFMCIATIISGFRGELKVTRLQRLAFVLVIVGAATLMALLGQHSFLGAFKSFILFLLAFFTPWSAINLVDYYCITRERYDVPALADPNGRYGRWNALGISVYVFGVLVQLPFISTKFYTGPLVAVLGDVDISWIIGLVIPAALYYVCAKKWHGSVPDQMILPVEQGSVVQPKTSGAGRAAAQA
- the hutU gene encoding urocanate hydratase → MTKFRDVEIRAARGNKLTAKSWLTEAPLRMLMNNLDPEVAENPKELVVYGGIGRAARNWECYDKIVESLTNLNDDETLLVQSGKPVGVFKTHTNAPRVLIANSNLVPHWASWEHFNELDAKGLAMYGQMTAGSWIYIGSQGIVQGTYETFVEAGRQHYNDDLKGKWVLTAGLGGMGGAQPLAATLAGACSLNIECQQVSIDFRLKSRYVDEQATDLDDALARIAKYTSEGKAISIALLGNAAEILPELVKRGVRPDMVTDQTSAHDPLNGYLPAGWTWDQYRERAKTEPAAVIKAAKQSMAVHVKAMLEFQKMGVPTFDYGNNIRQMAQEEGVENAFDFPGFVPAYIRPLFCRGIGPFRWAALSGNAEDIYKTDAKVKELIPDDAHLHNWLDMARERISFQGLPARICWVGLGLRAKLGLAFNEMVRSGELSAPIVIGRDHLDSGSVASPNRETESMQDGSDAVSDWPLLNALLNTASGATWVSLHHGGGVGMGFSQHSGMVIVCDGTDEAAERIARVLHNDPATGVMRHADAGYQIAIDCAKEQGLNLPMITGK
- a CDS encoding HutD family protein, with translation MSSLKVLRAKDYPRMPWKNGGGSTEEITRDAGTGLDGFGWRLSIADIGESGGFSTFAGYERIITVLQGDGMALSVDGQVTRPLLPIDPFAFSGESKVSCTLLGGPIRDFNLIYAPQRYSARLQWLSGEQRFFSEAGTVLVFSVDETLEVKVGNSAQQLGRHDCLQLDGNTGLLEVSSSGVCCVIELAAR
- the hutC gene encoding histidine utilization repressor; translation: MGDSPAPLYARVKQMITQQIDSGNWPPHYRVPSESELVSQLGFSRMTINRALREMTADGLLVRMQGVGTFVAEPKSQSALFEVHNIADEIASRGHRHTCKVITLEEEAAGSERALALDMREGQKVFHSLIVHFENDIPVQIEDRFVNALVAPDYLKQDFTLQTPYAYLNQVAPLTEGEHVVEAILAEPSECKLLQIEKGEPCLLIRRRTWSGRQPVTAARLIHPGSRHRLEGRFHK
- a CDS encoding formimidoylglutamate deiminase → MSAFFAERALLPSGWANNVRLEVSADGVLTHIQADSHADGAERLSGPLLPGMPNLHSHAFQRAMAGLAEVAGNPNDSFWTWRDLMYRLVGKISPEQLGVIAHQLYIEMLKAGYTSVAEFHYVHHDSNGQPYTDPAELALRISQAASSAGIGLTLLPVLYSHSGFGGQAPNEGQRRFINSTENYLKLQSRLQPILAQQPAQSLGLCFHSLRAVTPQQISEVLAASDKQCPVHIHIAEQQKEVDDCLNWSGRRPLQWLYENAEVDQRWCLVHATHANPEEVTLMAKSRAIAGLCLTTEANLGDGIFPAVDFLAQGGRMGIGSDSHVSLSVVEELRWLEYGQRLRDQRRNRLYGADQPMVGRTLFDAALDGGAQALGQPIGALEVGKRADWLVLDGNDPYLATASGDGILNRWLFAGGDRQVRDVLVNGQWVVRDGRHAGEEESNRAFTQVLRELLG
- a CDS encoding lipocalin family protein, whose translation is MKRLLIMLFAGLVLAGCATSGHDALAPKTANSVNLKRYQGTWYELARMPMYFQRDCAQSEAHYTLKPDGNVSVLNRCLTAQWQWEEVKGTAYPQVPGKFDKLWVEFDTWFSRLIPGVAKGEYWVLYVSDDYKTAIVGDPSRKYLWLLSRTPKVNGVVREELLSKARQQGYDTTRLIWRASDTQMAKTSN
- a CDS encoding methyl-accepting chemotaxis protein — its product is MTRNMKFSHKILLAAALVVAVAFACFILFNDYRQRQTLRTSTEASMQELGSLTTSNIQTWLESRMQLLQSMAQQVSADGNATASLKRIIDLPAYTGNFQLSYFGGADGVMFSVPAGNRAADYDPRARGWYKAANSAQQTIVTEPYIAASSGKLVITVATPVQRQGQMIGVAGADIDLSSVSAIINSLNFGGHGHAFIVSADGKILIHPDSKLVLKNLADAYPNGAPKVSPGLKEVELDDKRQFISFTHVNGVPSADWYVALVLDQDTAFSMLSEFRTSAVIAMVIAVVIIIALLGMLISFLMQPLLTMGRAMHDIAEGEGDLTKRLTIHGHDEFGALGLSFNRFVERIHTSIIEVSSATGQVNEVALRVVAASNSSMFNSDQQASRTSSVAAAINQLGAAAQEIAQNAALASQHSSDARALAEDGQQVVDKTISAMHQLSAKISDSCGNIETLNSNTVNIGQILEVITSISQQTNLLALNAAIEAARAGEAGRGFAVVADEVRNLAHRTQDSAQQVQKMIEELQVGAREAVSTMTDSQRQSESSVGIANQAGERLGSVTQRIGEIDGMNQSVATATEEQTAVVESINVDITEINTLNQEGVENLQSTLRACADLEQQAARLKQLVGSFRI
- a CDS encoding DUF924 family protein; this encodes MTEPWQPLLEWWFGNSESAKEVAAQKGKLWFGKRDSQDLEARERFGDQVEQALAGGMTEWAQCPEGWLALVLLLDQLPRMIFRDTPKTYSGDTRAQALVAQGIAADFDRQLRPIQRVFILLVFEHCENLAVQDEGVSRYIELVAQQPEADRALFADYLDFAERHQKVIAQFGRFPHRNAVLGRASTAEELEFLLQPGSRF